Part of the Candidatus Thermoplasmatota archaeon genome is shown below.
GGTTGAGAATGATCAACCCGGTATAAGTCCCTACAGAAAGGATTATAATAGCAAACCCTATTCAAGCAAATACATATGGTAAGGGAAGAAATAGAAAAGGTAAAGGAAACGGAAAAAAAAGCGCTGGAAAAAGTTGAGAAGGCTAGAAGTGAGGCAGAATGGATTATAAACAAGGCAAAGGAAAAAGGAGAAAAAGAAGCGGAGAAAATAATTGATAACGCCCAAAAAGATGTTGATAAAAAACTGGAATGGGCATTGAAAGAGGCAAAAAAGGAGGCCAGAAAAATAGAGAAAAAGGGTAAAAGGGATGCGGAAAGGCTGGAGCAGTCTTCACTGCCTCATATAAAAAAAACAGCAGAAATTGTTGTAAAAAAAATTCTGGAATAATATGATATTTCCGTCAGAAATGAGCAGGATATCCATTCTTACGCATGACAGGCATAGCGATGCGTTGGTTGAATTGCTGCATGAGGCAGGGCTGATGGAAATTTCCCTGGCATCACTTGAAGATTTGGAGGAAGGAGCCATGCATCCCGATGTTGGAAGATGTGCTTCATATGAATTGCGTCTTACCAGGATTATAGATATTCTTAAAAAATATGAGCGGAAGAAAAAAGGCATAAGGGCAGCATTGAGCCCTTCAATTACTGAAAAAGCCAAGATTAAAAAAAGATTACTCGAGGAAAAAATCAGGCAGGCAAAAAATTTGCTTGAGGGTATTGAAAGCTTTATTATAGAAGCAGAAAGTAAGATAGAAGGCATAGAAAAAAGATTGGGAGCATTGAAAGAAGATATTGTAAAGATGGAAAGTTTGTCACCTTTTGACGTAGACCTGTCATGGATCGGCAAATCCAGATATCTTACAATAAAAGCGGGCATAAGCAGGGATGTCAATGCCTTGAAGGAATCTTTGCGGGGAATCGATGTAAACGTTTTCTCAAAACAAATTGTCAATGAGAAAGAGGAGTGGGCAGTTCTTCTGGTGGCATATGCATCCTGCGAAGAAGAAATATCGAGTAAAATAAAAAATTTTGACGAGATTGAAGTGAGCGGCAAGGGAAGTCCTTCTGATGTCATAAATAAACTGAAAAAAGAAAAAAAGGAACTTGAAAAGAAAAAGAAGAAGCTGATCCATAGTTTGAGGGAGATATACAAAAAAAGGAAATTTGCAATCTTTGCCATAAGGGAGGAAATACAGCTTGAAAAGCAGAGGAAGGAAATCCCGGAAAGATTTGGAAAGACGATGTACACCTCATTGATAGAGGGATGGTGTCTGGCACAGGATAAAGAAAAATTAAAAAAACTGGTTGATAAAGCAACATATGGGGAAGCATCTTTCTCGTGCAGGAAGGTGGAAAGAAATACTGACGAGGCACCGATTCATCTGGAAATGCCAAAGTGGGCGAATTCATTCAGAACATTTCTGGAATTGTTTGCCCTGCCGAAATACAATGAAATCAATCCTTCCGTATTCCTTGGCATCTCATTTATTCTATTTTTTGCCATAATGCTTGGAGATGCAGGCTACGGCTCCATGATTTTACTGGCGTCTGTGGCAGCATATTTCAAACTGGGTAAACACAGCGAAATGATAAAAAACTGGTCTTTTCTGGGAATCTGGCTCGGGATATCGACCATAATCACAGGTCTTCTTTTCAACGGCTTCTTTGGCGATTTTATTCCTCGATTTATTTACGGAGATGCAAACAAAACTCTCTACAATCTGCAAATAATGGGGCATCAACTTCCCATAGACGCCCTTCATAAGCCTCTGGCCATTCTTGTGCTCACGCTCCTGATAGGTCTCGCCCATCTAAACATCGGCTTCATTCTTGCAATGTACCAGAATTATAAAAGGGGGCATTTAAAAGCAATTTTTGAAGAACAGATACCATGGTTTCTATTGCAGATAGGCGGAGGGGCATTGATTGGTAAACATCTACTTCATATATGGGATTTGCCTTACCTGACATGGAACATTGCAATTTTATTCACCGCTATAGCCCTCATAGTCCTGCTTGCGAGCAAAGGGCCCATGGGATTTTTTGACGTTACCGGCTTTATAGGAGATTGGCTTTCATATGCCCGCTTACTTGCTTTAGGGCTTGCTACTGCGGGAATGGCTCTTGCTTTCAACATTGTTGCCCAGTTAGCGCCAAGCATTGTGCCGTACGTGGGCGTAGTTCTTCTTCCATTGATATTGATAGTTGCTCATATTGCAAATTTGTTAATCCAGGCGTTGGGGGCGGCAATTCATTCGCTCCGTCTCCAGTACGTGGAATTTTTCGGTCGTTTCTATGAAGGAGGGGGCAGAAAATTCGTTCCGTTTCACATAAAAAGAAGATATACGGAGGAAATAAAATGAAAAAAACAGTGGCAATGGGATTGGCCGTAACGGCCTTTGTGATGCTGGCAGGAACCGCATCTGCAGCAGAAGGACTGCAGCCTGGAGAGGCTGGAGAAACGCAGGCCAAGATAATGATGGGATGTATGATTGCAGTGGCGATAGCGGGCATATCATCCGCTTTTGGATTGGCGCTGGCAGGAAGTTCAGCAGTGGCTGTAACAGCAGAAAAGCCTGAGCTTTTCGGAAAGTTACTTGTTCTGCAGGTTTTGCCGATGACTCAGTCAGTGTACGGACTGCTTATTGCAGTATTGCTGATGATGGGTGCCGGTTTGCTCGGAGGGACGGCAAGCGTTGATCTTGGCAACAAAGCATTCGGATTGGGCGGGATAGCAATCGGGCTGGTCGTCGGGCTGACGGGCATATCTGCAATAGGTCAGGGAATGGTGGCTTCCTCGTCCATATCTGCCGTGGGGAGAAATCCTGATGTAGCGGCAAGAGGCATAATATTTACGGTTATGCCAGAGACGATAGCCATATTTGGTTTGCTCGTAGCCATACTCCTAATGGCAGGACTGGGTCTTCTGTAAGAAAGCATGACTCTCGAAAGGCTCGTCCAACAGATAGAGAAGGATGCGGAAAACGAGTCACATCAGATTATCGAAGAAGCGAAAAAAGAAGCAGAGAAAATAATCGGCGAAGCGAAGAAAAGGGCGAAAAAAGAAGCAGAAGCAATAGCGAAGAAAGGAGAAAAGGAAGCATCGCGCCTGAAAGAAAAAATACTCGCATCTGCAAGGAGAAAAGCCAGGGGGATGGAGATGCGCGCAAAGGAAGAGGTGATGCAGGTCTGCATCCAAAAAGCAATGGACATGCTAAAAAAAGTCGGTGGAAAGAAATAC
Proteins encoded:
- a CDS encoding V-type ATP synthase subunit K (produces ATP from ADP in the presence of a proton gradient across the membrane; the K subunit is a nonenzymatic component which binds the dimeric form by interacting with the G and E subunits), giving the protein MKKTVAMGLAVTAFVMLAGTASAAEGLQPGEAGETQAKIMMGCMIAVAIAGISSAFGLALAGSSAVAVTAEKPELFGKLLVLQVLPMTQSVYGLLIAVLLMMGAGLLGGTASVDLGNKAFGLGGIAIGLVVGLTGISAIGQGMVASSSISAVGRNPDVAARGIIFTVMPETIAIFGLLVAILLMAGLGLL
- a CDS encoding V-type ATP synthase subunit I, with protein sequence MIFPSEMSRISILTHDRHSDALVELLHEAGLMEISLASLEDLEEGAMHPDVGRCASYELRLTRIIDILKKYERKKKGIRAALSPSITEKAKIKKRLLEEKIRQAKNLLEGIESFIIEAESKIEGIEKRLGALKEDIVKMESLSPFDVDLSWIGKSRYLTIKAGISRDVNALKESLRGIDVNVFSKQIVNEKEEWAVLLVAYASCEEEISSKIKNFDEIEVSGKGSPSDVINKLKKEKKELEKKKKKLIHSLREIYKKRKFAIFAIREEIQLEKQRKEIPERFGKTMYTSLIEGWCLAQDKEKLKKLVDKATYGEASFSCRKVERNTDEAPIHLEMPKWANSFRTFLELFALPKYNEINPSVFLGISFILFFAIMLGDAGYGSMILLASVAAYFKLGKHSEMIKNWSFLGIWLGISTIITGLLFNGFFGDFIPRFIYGDANKTLYNLQIMGHQLPIDALHKPLAILVLTLLIGLAHLNIGFILAMYQNYKRGHLKAIFEEQIPWFLLQIGGGALIGKHLLHIWDLPYLTWNIAILFTAIALIVLLASKGPMGFFDVTGFIGDWLSYARLLALGLATAGMALAFNIVAQLAPSIVPYVGVVLLPLILIVAHIANLLIQALGAAIHSLRLQYVEFFGRFYEGGGRKFVPFHIKRRYTEEIK
- a CDS encoding V-type ATP synthase subunit E, which gives rise to MTLERLVQQIEKDAENESHQIIEEAKKEAEKIIGEAKKRAKKEAEAIAKKGEKEASRLKEKILASARRKARGMEMRAKEEVMQVCIQKAMDMLKKVGGKKYEAAIKRFMGEGKELLGDCVVIISREQDKKITRAMGLKTDGNVSSIGGIIVRSTDGSTEIDNTFESIMERKTGEIRIMIANELFPGKE